A DNA window from Castanea sativa cultivar Marrone di Chiusa Pesio chromosome 7, ASM4071231v1 contains the following coding sequences:
- the LOC142644167 gene encoding uncharacterized protein LOC142644167, translating into MACIDNPVIGFIEEDARCLHHPHDDAFMVSILIGDYNTHRVLVDNGSSTDILYYPAFQQMRIGRERLILTNAPLVEFRETRVYPLGVVTLPVTVGDYPQQITRDVTVFIVDCSFAYNAILGRLALNSWRAVTSTYHLMIKFPTEYGVGEVREDQVVAHECYIAMLEMEDHLSMMCIEEQ; encoded by the coding sequence ATGGCATGCATCGATAACCCAGTAATTGGGTTCATAGAGGAGGACGCTCGATGCCTCCATCATCCGCATGATGACGCGTTTATGGTGAGCATACTGATTGGTGACTACAACACCCATAGGGTCCTAGTGGATAACGGCAGCTCTACTGATATACTCTACTACCCAGCCTTCCAGCAGATGAGGATTGGGAGAGAACGGTTGattctaactaatgcaccactCGTTGAATTCAGAGAAACTAGAGTGTACCCACTCGGTGTGGTTACCTTGCCCGTCACTGTCGGCGATTACCCTCAACAAATCACCAGGGATGTCACAGTCTTTATAGTAGACTGTTCATTTGCTTACAACGCCATCCTGGGCCGCCTTGCCCTCAATTCTTGGAGGGCCGTAACCTCCACTTACCAcctgatgatcaagttccccacCGAGTATGGAGTAGGAGAGGTACGAGAAGACCAAGTAGTGGCACACGAGTGCTACATCGCCATGCTAGAGATGGAGGACCATTTATCGATGATGTGCATAGAAGAACAGTAG
- the LOC142644166 gene encoding sister chromatid cohesion protein PDS5 homolog D-like: MKEIFQLIVAAFENMPHVSTHSYKKVVSILDTIAKVKLCLVMLDLKCDSLVVEMFQSFLKIIRSNYPPAVLSAMVTIMNLVIDESEDISLDLLSSLFAIIRKKNQNVSPISWTLGEQIITRINA; encoded by the coding sequence ATGAAGGAAATATTTCAGTTGATTGTGGCAGCATTTGAAAATATGCCTCATGTGTCTACTCACTCTTATAAGAAGGTGGTTTCAATTCTTGATACCATTGCAAAGGTCAAGCTATGCTTGGTGATGCTAGATCTTAAGTGTGATTCATTGGTTGTTGAGATGTTTCAAAGTTTTTTGAAGATAATTAGGTCCAACTATCCACCTGCTGTACTTTCAGCCATGGTAACAATTATGAATCTGGTCATAGATGAAAGTGAAGACATTTCCTTGGATCTTCTCAGTTCACTTTTTGCtattataagaaagaaaaatcaaaatgtttCACCTATTTCATGGACATTGGGGGAGCAAATAATCACTAGGATTAATGCCTAA